The DNA window TCAGTTCCAGCTTCTGGAACAGGACGTACTGCGGGATCATGAGGACGTGGTACGGCAGCAGCAGGGTGCCGATCATCAGGGCGAAGAGAAGGTTGCGCCCGGCGAAGCTGATCCTGGCGAAGGCGTACGCCGCCAGCGAGCAGGAGATGAGTACGCCGCCGACCGACCCCACCGCCAGGACGGTGGAGTTGAGGAAGAAGGTGGAGACGGGGATGCCCGCGATGCCTTCGGTGAGCCGGGTGTAGTTGGCCGCGATCGGATCGGTGGGCAGCAGCTGGAGGCTGCCGACGATCTCGTCGCCGGGTTTGAACGAGCCGCCGATCACCCAGATCACGGGGTAGAGCACGACGGCGAGCACCGCGAGTGCTCCCAGGTGCCAGCCGAACGATCCGGCGCTCTTGCGGGGGCCCGCTGTGGCGGGGCCGGGGGTCGGGGTCACCGGGCGTTCTCCTCGTAGTGCACCCAGCGCTTCTGCGAGCGGAAGAGCACCGCCGTCACCAGGCCCACTGCGATCAGCAGCATCCAGGCCATGGCGGAGGCGAAGCCCATCCGGCTGTTCTCGAAGCCCTGTTGGTAGAGGTAGCAGGTGTAGACGAGCGTGGCGTCGGCGGGGCCGCAGGGGTTGCCCTGGCCGCCGAGGATGTACGCGGAGCCGAAGATCTGGAAGGAGTGGATGGTCTCCAGCAGGACGTTGAAGAAGAGCACCGGGGAGATCATCGGCAGCGTGATGTTCCAGAACCGGCGCCAGGGCCCGGCGCCGTCCATTTCGGCCGCCTCGTACAGCTCGCGGGGTACCTGCTTGAGCCCCGCCAGGAAGATGACCATGGGAGCGCCGAACTGCCAGACGGTGAGGGCGACGAGGGCGTACAGGATCCAGTCGGGGTCGCCGACCCAGCCGCCGACGTTCATGCCGAAGAGCCGTTGCGCACGGTCGACCACGGCGTCCTCGGTGAAGATCGCCCGCCAGACGATGGCGACGGAGACGCTGGCGCCGATCAGCGAGGGCGCGTAGAACGCCGCCCGGTAGAAGGACTGGCCCCGGCGGCTCTGGGCGAGGAGGAGCGCGACGCCGAGTGCCGCGACGAGCTTCAGCGGCGTACCGATGAGCACGTACTTGACCGTGACCTCGACCGATTTCTGCCAGCGGGGGTCGGCGAACATGTCGGTGAAGTTCTTGAGGCCGACCCACTGGGGCGCGTCGAAGAGGTTGTAGTCGGTGAAGGCGAAGTAGAGCGAGGCGGCCATGGGGCCTGCCGTGAGGAGGAGGAACCCGGCGATCCACGGCGACATGAAGAGGTAGCCGGCCAGGTTCTCGCGGTTTGCGACGCTCCGCCGTGCGGCGGGGCGCGGGGGTGGCCGTCGGCCGCCGGTGGCCGCGGGGGGATCGGCGCGGGCCTCGGGCGGGGCGTGTCCCGTGTACGTCACTGCCGTTCCCCTCAGGCGTTCGCGGTGAAGGCCGTCTTCGCCTCCGTGAAGAACTTCTCGACCGCCTCGCCCGGGGACGCCTTGTCGAGGCTCATCTCGGTGGCGAGGCGCAGGAAGGCGCTCTCGACCACATCGGCGCCCGCGGGATGGGGGGTGATGGGTTCGAGCACACCGGTTTCGGCGATCCTCGTCTCGTAGGCGGCGATCTGCTTGCTCACCCTGTCGGTGGGCTCGAATGCCTCGAACTGCTCGGTGGTGGAGAGGACGCCCCGGTCGTACCCCATGATCCGGCCGACCTCCGGGTCGTGGACCATGAAGTCGATGAAGGTGGCGACCTCCTTGGGGTGCTTCGTGCGGGCGGTCCCGCTGAGCATCAGCGAGCCGAGGTACTGGCCCGTCTTCTTTCCGTCGGTCGTCGGTATGGGAGCGATGCCGTACGAGCTCTTGCCCTCGGCGGCGTAGCGCACAGTGAAGTTGTCCCAGGTGAACTCGCCCGCCGAAAGCCCGGCCGCGGTAGCGGACTTGGGCTTGACCTGGTCGGCTCGCTTGGGGCTGGTGAAGAGACCGGACCTGATGTGTTTCATCGCCTCGGTCCACTCGGCCGTGAGGTCGCTCTCGGTGAATCCCAGGCCGTCCTCGGTGAAGAACGCCTTGCCCTGCTGGCGGAGTCTCAGGTCGTAGTAGTACATGATCGAATGCGGTCCCGAGTCGCCGGCGACGCCCGTCCTGCTCTTGATCTTCCGCATTCCGGCGTACCACTCGTCCCACGTCCAGCCGGGCTCGGGTGTGACGCCGGCCTTGTCGTAGAGCTTCTCGTCGATGATGTAGCCCATCGAGTTCGAACCGACCGGCAGACCGAGCAGCTTGCCGTCGATCTCGGCGAACTTCTCCAGGCCGGAACGGAAGTTGTCGGTGCTGAGGTTGCCCGCCTCGACCTGCGGTCGGAGGTCGAGCAGCACATTGCGGGCGGCGTACTTGCGCAGGAAGGTGACGGCGTTCTGGATGACGTCCGGGGGATTGCCGCCCGCCGCCTGGGTGTTGAACTTCTTCCAGAAGTCGAGGTAGGGCTGGAAGTCCGTCTTGACCTTGATCTTCGGGTACTTCTTCTCGAACAGCGCGATCGACTCGTTGATCCTCTTGGCCCGGTCGTCGGCGCCCCACCAGGCGTACCTGATGGTGACGGGACCGCCGCCGGCCGAACCGCTTGTGCCCCCGCAGCCTGCCGCTGTGAGCCCGACGGTCGCCAGTGAGGCTCCGGCCGCCTTGAGGAAGGAACGCCTCTCAACATGCCTGGACGTGCGCATGGTTCACCTCTTCGTCTGACGATTGAATCGTTTTAGGAAAGCGCTTGCTGGGCAATGTACGAGTGCCCCAAGGGCCCGTCAACGGTTTGGACAGCTGGAGGAGCGGAAGCGGTTCGACGCGGCTGCGGGCCGCGCTGTCAGCGGATCAGGCCCTGGGCGAGCAGTTCACCGTGCACGAGCGCGGCGTACTCGGTGGCGCCGCGCACGGACGTGTGGGTGTTGTCGCGCTTCTCGTCGTACAGATACAGGGCTTTCGATGCCTGCGGTCCGAGTTCCTCGACGCGCCGCCTGGTGAGGGCGGTCAGGTCGACCAGCGGTACGTCCGCATCGGCCGCGAGGGCGCGGATCTCGGCCGGCAGGTCGACACCGAGGCTGTTGACGAGCAGCGCCGTGCCGTTGTCCAGAGTGCCGTCGGCGTTGAACCAGCGGCGTACGAGCGGGGTCACGAGGACGGGCCGGCCACCCCGCGCGCGCACCGCGTCGACCATGCGGGCCAGGTTGGCACGGTAGGTGGCGGCGGGGGTCTGCTTGTCGTTGTGGGCGAGCTGGACGAGGACGAGGTCGCCCCGGCGCACCCGCGCCAGGGCGGCCGGGAACAGCGAGGGGTTGTCGAGCACGGACTGCGTACTCTCCCCCGAGTCGGCGTAGTTGGCGACGACGAGACCCCGCCCGAGGTACTGGGGAAGCTGCTGCCCCCAGCCCGCGTACGGCGCGCCCGGCTGGTCGCAGACGGTCGAGTCGCCGACCAGGACGACTTTGCGGGCGCGCGGCGCCGGGGTCACGCGCAGGCCGGCGAGCTGTGGCGACGTACCGCCGACGGCGAGATCGAGACCGGGGCTGCCCGCCGGTCCCGTGGGCTCGCCCTCGGGTTCGCGTACGTCGACGGTGAAGGTCCGGCGTATCCGCTGCCCGGGGGCGGTGGGCGTCTCGGGGAGGAGGGTGCGGCGGGTCTCGGCCGCGACGGAGGTACTTCCGGCGTCCGCGCCGCCGAGTGTGACAGTGACCCGGTAGGTGCCGGGCGCGACGTCGACATGGCAGGCGGCGGGCGTGCAGTGCACGGGGACAGGGGTGGGGGCGGCTTCGGCGGGTACGGCGGCGAGGGTCATGAGGGTGGCCGTCGCCGTGACCAGAGCCAGGGCGCCCGCGGTGGACGCGCGGCGCATCAGCCCCGCCCCTTGCCGAGGATCCGCAGCGGGCCGTCGGCCACGGGCACGCCGAAGTCGGGGGTGCCGTCCGGCTTCCAGCCGAGCCGCTGGACGCGGGTGTGGCGGTTGGGGTCGTGCAGCGGGTCGCCGGTGATCTCCTTGTACTGGCGGGCGTGGTAGACGAGCACGTCCGTGCGCCCGTCCTCGGCGACGGTGAAGGAATTGTGTCCCGGGCCGTACTGGGCGGTGGTGTCGCTGCTGGTGAAGACCGGCACCGGGGACTTTCGCCAGGTGCCGGGCGCGAGCAGGTCGGCGTTCTCGTCGGCGGTGAGCAGGCCGAGGCAGTAGTTCGCGTCGGTCGCGCTCGCGGAGTACGTCATGAACAGCCGGCCGTTGCGGCGGATCACCGAAGGCCCCTCGTTGACCTTGAATCCGATGCGCTCCCAGGCGTACTCCGGTGTGGTGAGGCGGACCTGGGGGCCGGTGAGGGTCCAGGGGTTCGCCATCCGGGACAGGAAGACACCGGTGTTGTTGTCCATTCCGGGTTCGTGCTGCGCCCAGGCGAGGTAGCGGTGGGACTGGTGGGTGAAGGTGGTGGCGTCGAGCGAGAAGGTGTCCCAGGCGGTGGCGAGCCGGCCCTTCTCGGTCCACGTGCCGCGGAAGGGGTTGGCGTTCTTGTTCTCCAGCACCCAGATGCGGATCTTCCAGACGTCGTCGGCGGGGGCGGAGGCGAAGTAGATGTACCAGGCGCCGTCGATGTGGTGGATCTCGGGCGCCCAGATGTGCGCGGCCATGTCGCCGGTTGTGTGCCGGCGCCAGATGACGGCCTCCTCGGCCGTCGCCAGGCCGGCGAGGGTGGCGGAGCGGCGCAGGATGATCCGGTCGTACTCGGGCGCGGTGGCGGTGAAGTAGTAGCGCCGGTCGGTGTGGCGGTGGATGTGCGGGTCGGCGCGCTGCCGGACGAGGGGGTTGGCGGGGGCCGCGGCGGGGGCGGCGTGAGCGGCTGTCGCGACGGCGGGCACGGCGGCCGCGGCACCCAGGGCGAGGGCGCCCCGCAGCACGCCCCGGCGGTTGGGCGAGGGCTTCTGACTTGGGGTCACAGTGGCTTTTCCTTCCGGTTGTTCGACATACCGAATGGCGTACGAGATCCTGTGCAGCGGAGACGGTAATGGGGTGTCGGCTCGGGCACCAGACCCTGTGGGTGCGGGCGTGGGGATTCATGTTCGACATCTCGAACGCCGAACTTGATTTCGAACGTACTGCGTCCCGGAGTCTTGTGGGAGGCGCGGGGTGGGACTAGCGTCCGGCACTGCTGCGGGTGCTCCCTGCGGAGCACTTCCCTGCGGACGCTTGGGGCGCTTTCACGCGGGGCGTTCCTCGCGGGTCTCCTCCTCCCGCCCCTGCCCGAACTGGGGCTCCGCCCGTCCGCCCCAGGCCCCTGCTCCTCAATCGCCGTCAGGGCCGAAAGGTCTCCGCAAGCGGCAACATCCGTCCACGCGCGGCAAATCCGGCCCGTCCGGTGCTCGATAGCGCTCCCGGCAGGCACCCCCGGAGGACCCAGCGGCAAGGGGGCTGCCCCCGGCTCGGGAAGGGGGCGGGTCAGGAAAGGCCCGCAGAGCCACAGCGCGCCCACCCACCCGAGAGGACACCCCTTGCGACACGCCCGCACCCTGTTGCCGTTGCTGGCCCTGCTGGCCGGCCTCGTCGCCGCACCGCCCGGTCCCGCCCACGCCGCCGAACCCTCACCGGCCCCGGACGACACCGCCGCCACCGCTCTCGCCGCCCGCGAACTCACCGTCCACCATCTCGACGACGTACGCGGAAACCTCACCCTCCCCACGGCCGGAGCCCACCGCACCGCCGTCCGCTGGGCGTCCGCCGATCCCGCCGTCGTCGACGCGACCGGTCTCGTACACCGGCCGAAGCACGGCAAGGGGACCCGTACCGTGCGGCTCACCGCCACCGTCACCCGGGGTGCGGCGCGGACCGGGCGCGTGTTCACGGCGACCGTTCCGGAGCTGCCGAAGAAGCGGAAGTACACCGGTTACGCCTTCAGTTACTTCACCGGCGAGGGCACCGCCGACGGTGAGCAGATCCGCATGGCTCTCAGCCGCGGCAACGACCCCCTCCACTGGCAGGACCTGAACGGCGGGAGGCCGGTGCTCACCTCCGCCCTCGGCACCAAGGGCCTGCGCGACCCGTTCATCATCCGCTCCCCCGAGGGCGACAAGTTCTACCAAGTGGCCACCGACCTGCGCATGTACGGCGGCGGTGGCGGCAGCTGGGACCAGGTGCAGCGCACCGGGAGCAGGTCCGTCATGGTGTGGGAGTCCACGGACCTCGTCCACTGGACCGACCAGCGCCTGGTGAAGGTCTCGCCGGACACGGCGGGCAACACGTGGGCGCCGGAGGCGTACTACGACGACAAGCTGGGAGCGTACGTCGTCTTCTGGGCGTCCAAGGTCTACGCGGCCGACGACCCGGCGCACACCGGCAGCACCTACAACAAGATGCTGTACGCCACCACGCGGGACTTCCACACGTTCAGCGAGCCCCGCGTGTGGAACGACCCCGGCTACTCGGTCATCGACTCGACCGTGATCCGGCACGAGGACAGCTACTACCGCTTCACCAAGGACGAGCGGAACAACTCCTCGACGACTCCGTGCTCCAAGTTCATCACGGCCGAGAAGTCGGCCGACCTGCGCTCCCCCGCGTACGGCTTCGTCGCCGACTGCATCGGCAAGGGGTCGGTCGCGCGCGGCGAGGGGCCGACCGTCTTCAAGTCCAACACCGAGGATAAGTGGTACCTGTTCATCGACGAGTTCGGCGGGCGCGGCTACATCCCGTTCGAGACCACCGACCTCGCCTCGGGCCGCTGGACCATGTCCGAGAACTTCGCGCTGCCGGCGAGCCCCCGGCACGGCACCGTGCTGCCGGTGACCCGGGCGGAGTACGACCGGCTGTTGGCCGCGTACGCCGCCCCGTGACCTCAACTCAACGCACAGGGAGGCAAGTTGTCACGCCCGAAGCATTGACGAAACATGGGCGGGGACTTAGCTTCATCGCGTCGTACTTCGTACGTCATATATGAGACGCGATACGCGAGATATGTGAGTCCCCATGGCTTTCGCTCCGAGCCCGATCCCCTCCCGCACGCAGTACGTGCTGGAGGGGATCAAACACGCCATCCTCACCGGCGGCCTCAGCCCCGGCCAGGCTCTGGTCGAGACCGAAATCGCCGCCCGGTTCGGCGTGTCGAAGACTCCGGTGCGTGAGGCGCTCAAGACGCTCGCCGGCACTGGTCTGGTCGTGATGAACCAGTACAAGGGCGTCACGGTACGGACGGTCGACGCCGCCATGGCCCGCGAGGTCTACGACGTACGGCTGCTGCTCGAACCGGAGGCACTGCGCCGCACCATCGCCTCGCGGGCATCCCTGGAAACCGCGCGCGAAGCCCTCGTACGGGCCGAGGAGGCGACCGACCAGGCCGAACGATCGCTCGCGAACCGCGAGTTCCACCGTGCGCTGTACCTGCCCTGCGGCAATCCGCTGCTCGCCAGGATGCTGGACGAGGTGCGCGACCAGGCAGCCCTGGTCTCCACCGTGGCCTGGGCCGCCGTCCCGTCCTGGCAGCGCGAGGCCGGTGAGCACCTGGAGATTCTGCGGCTCGCGCTCGACGGTGACGCCGAGGGCGCGGCCCGCGCCCTGCACGCGCACATCGCCGACTTCGTACAGCGCGCCTTCCCGGAGGGGGACCCCGTATGACCAGCGACGACTTCTCGCACCTGCGGAGCGCGCTCGCCGATGTCGTGGCCATCCCGGTGACACCGTTCGCCGCCGACGGTTCCCTCGACATCGCCGCCCACCGCGCCCTGCTCGGCCGGCTGCTGGACGGCGGCGTACGCACGCTGACGCCGAACGGGAACACCGGCGAGTTCTACGCGCTGACCCCGGCGGAGCGCCGGACCGTCACCGAACTGACCGTCGGGGAGGCCCACGGCCGCGCCGCCGTCCTCGTCGGTGTGGGGCACGACGTGCCGACCGCCGTCGCCGCCGCCGAGCACGCGCGGGACGCCGGCGCCGGGATGCTGATGGTGCATCAACCGGTCCACCCGTACGTATCGCAGGACGGCTGGGCCGACTACCACCGGGCCATCGCCGAAGCCGTCCCCGGCCTCGGGATCGTGCCGTACATCCGCAACCCGCTGCTGAGCGGGGGCGTTCTGGCGGAGCTGGGCGACGCCTGCCCCAACATCATCGGGGTGAAGTACGCCGTGCCGGACGCGGCGCGCTTCGCCGCCTTCGCCCGCGACGCCGGTCTCGACCGCTTCGTGTGGATCGCCGGACTCGCCGAGCTGTACGCCCCCGCCTATTTCGCGACCGGCGCCACCGGCTTCACCTCGGGGCTGGTCAATGTCGCCCCCTCCGTCTCGCTGGGCATGCTCGACGCGCTGCGCGCAGGGGACTATCCCGCGGCCATGAAGACGTGGGAGCAGATCCGCGTCTTCGAGGAGCTGCGGGCGGCCCGCCAGTCCGCCGACAACGTCACGGTCGTCAAGGAGGCGCTGGCGTCTCTCGGACTGTGCCGTCGCGATGTGCGGGCGCCGAGCCGGGTCCTGCCCGACGACCGGCGCGCCGAGATCGCGGAGCTGATAGCCGGGTGGTCCGTATGACCGACCGCACGAGGGACCCGGAAAGCCTGCGCAGCCACCAGTGGTACGGGACCGAGGGCCTGCGGTCGTTCAG is part of the Streptomyces agglomeratus genome and encodes:
- a CDS encoding glycoside hydrolase family 43 protein, with the translated sequence MTPSQKPSPNRRGVLRGALALGAAAAVPAVATAAHAAPAAAPANPLVRQRADPHIHRHTDRRYYFTATAPEYDRIILRRSATLAGLATAEEAVIWRRHTTGDMAAHIWAPEIHHIDGAWYIYFASAPADDVWKIRIWVLENKNANPFRGTWTEKGRLATAWDTFSLDATTFTHQSHRYLAWAQHEPGMDNNTGVFLSRMANPWTLTGPQVRLTTPEYAWERIGFKVNEGPSVIRRNGRLFMTYSASATDANYCLGLLTADENADLLAPGTWRKSPVPVFTSSDTTAQYGPGHNSFTVAEDGRTDVLVYHARQYKEITGDPLHDPNRHTRVQRLGWKPDGTPDFGVPVADGPLRILGKGRG
- a CDS encoding rhamnogalacturonan acetylesterase, whose protein sequence is MRRASTAGALALVTATATLMTLAAVPAEAAPTPVPVHCTPAACHVDVAPGTYRVTVTLGGADAGSTSVAAETRRTLLPETPTAPGQRIRRTFTVDVREPEGEPTGPAGSPGLDLAVGGTSPQLAGLRVTPAPRARKVVLVGDSTVCDQPGAPYAGWGQQLPQYLGRGLVVANYADSGESTQSVLDNPSLFPAALARVRRGDLVLVQLAHNDKQTPAATYRANLARMVDAVRARGGRPVLVTPLVRRWFNADGTLDNGTALLVNSLGVDLPAEIRALAADADVPLVDLTALTRRRVEELGPQASKALYLYDEKRDNTHTSVRGATEYAALVHGELLAQGLIR
- a CDS encoding GntR family transcriptional regulator, which translates into the protein MAFAPSPIPSRTQYVLEGIKHAILTGGLSPGQALVETEIAARFGVSKTPVREALKTLAGTGLVVMNQYKGVTVRTVDAAMAREVYDVRLLLEPEALRRTIASRASLETAREALVRAEEATDQAERSLANREFHRALYLPCGNPLLARMLDEVRDQAALVSTVAWAAVPSWQREAGEHLEILRLALDGDAEGAARALHAHIADFVQRAFPEGDPV
- a CDS encoding dihydrodipicolinate synthase family protein encodes the protein MTSDDFSHLRSALADVVAIPVTPFAADGSLDIAAHRALLGRLLDGGVRTLTPNGNTGEFYALTPAERRTVTELTVGEAHGRAAVLVGVGHDVPTAVAAAEHARDAGAGMLMVHQPVHPYVSQDGWADYHRAIAEAVPGLGIVPYIRNPLLSGGVLAELGDACPNIIGVKYAVPDAARFAAFARDAGLDRFVWIAGLAELYAPAYFATGATGFTSGLVNVAPSVSLGMLDALRAGDYPAAMKTWEQIRVFEELRAARQSADNVTVVKEALASLGLCRRDVRAPSRVLPDDRRAEIAELIAGWSV
- a CDS encoding ABC transporter substrate-binding protein; this translates as MRTSRHVERRSFLKAAGASLATVGLTAAGCGGTSGSAGGGPVTIRYAWWGADDRAKRINESIALFEKKYPKIKVKTDFQPYLDFWKKFNTQAAGGNPPDVIQNAVTFLRKYAARNVLLDLRPQVEAGNLSTDNFRSGLEKFAEIDGKLLGLPVGSNSMGYIIDEKLYDKAGVTPEPGWTWDEWYAGMRKIKSRTGVAGDSGPHSIMYYYDLRLRQQGKAFFTEDGLGFTESDLTAEWTEAMKHIRSGLFTSPKRADQVKPKSATAAGLSAGEFTWDNFTVRYAAEGKSSYGIAPIPTTDGKKTGQYLGSLMLSGTARTKHPKEVATFIDFMVHDPEVGRIMGYDRGVLSTTEQFEAFEPTDRVSKQIAAYETRIAETGVLEPITPHPAGADVVESAFLRLATEMSLDKASPGEAVEKFFTEAKTAFTANA
- a CDS encoding carbohydrate ABC transporter permease, yielding MTPTPGPATAGPRKSAGSFGWHLGALAVLAVVLYPVIWVIGGSFKPGDEIVGSLQLLPTDPIAANYTRLTEGIAGIPVSTFFLNSTVLAVGSVGGVLISCSLAAYAFARISFAGRNLLFALMIGTLLLPYHVLMIPQYVLFQKLELINTMVPLLLGKYLAVDAFFVFLMVQFMRNLPKELDEAARLDGCGHLRIYWSITLPLCRPALITSAIFTFINAWNDFMGPLLYLNEPENYTVSLGLKMFVDQDAVADYGGMIAMSLVALLPVLAFFLAFQRYLIDGMATSGLKG
- a CDS encoding carbohydrate ABC transporter permease, which gives rise to MTYTGHAPPEARADPPAATGGRRPPPRPAARRSVANRENLAGYLFMSPWIAGFLLLTAGPMAASLYFAFTDYNLFDAPQWVGLKNFTDMFADPRWQKSVEVTVKYVLIGTPLKLVAALGVALLLAQSRRGQSFYRAAFYAPSLIGASVSVAIVWRAIFTEDAVVDRAQRLFGMNVGGWVGDPDWILYALVALTVWQFGAPMVIFLAGLKQVPRELYEAAEMDGAGPWRRFWNITLPMISPVLFFNVLLETIHSFQIFGSAYILGGQGNPCGPADATLVYTCYLYQQGFENSRMGFASAMAWMLLIAVGLVTAVLFRSQKRWVHYEENAR